The following coding sequences lie in one Synechococcus sp. PCC 7336 genomic window:
- a CDS encoding gamma-glutamylcyclotransferase: MALTRTDLQARHLQRMLLQAGITADRAGVAVLSEAELQQSMLNCLQRNPNGKQVWVFAYGSLIWNPTFQFCDRRLVKVYGWHRRFCLQSPLGRGSIENPGLVLGLDRGGSCRGVAYRVDAARARDELLPVWRREMMLQAYCPRWVRVRDRDCERWAIAFAANRQHVHYAGKLSLERTVETIATARGEWGTCCDYLMHTVQGLRAIGIVDAYLGELGNRVEARLQQMPPSSSQTTVELGSTDVKPSSFKA; encoded by the coding sequence ATGGCCCTGACTCGCACCGACTTACAAGCTCGCCACCTGCAGCGCATGCTGCTGCAGGCAGGGATAACTGCAGACCGAGCGGGAGTCGCGGTGCTGAGTGAAGCTGAATTACAGCAATCGATGCTCAATTGCTTGCAGCGCAATCCCAATGGCAAGCAGGTATGGGTATTTGCCTACGGCTCTCTAATTTGGAATCCGACATTTCAGTTTTGCGATCGCCGTTTGGTCAAAGTCTACGGCTGGCACCGTCGATTTTGCTTGCAATCGCCCCTCGGACGGGGCTCGATCGAAAATCCGGGCTTGGTGTTAGGGCTCGATCGCGGCGGTAGCTGCCGGGGGGTGGCCTATCGAGTAGATGCCGCCCGCGCCCGTGACGAACTGCTGCCCGTGTGGCGGCGGGAAATGATGCTGCAAGCCTATTGCCCGAGGTGGGTGCGGGTGCGCGATCGCGATTGTGAAAGATGGGCGATCGCCTTTGCCGCCAATCGCCAGCACGTCCATTACGCAGGCAAATTATCGCTGGAGCGCACGGTGGAAACGATCGCGACGGCGAGGGGGGAATGGGGAACCTGCTGCGACTATTTAATGCATACGGTGCAGGGATTGAGGGCGATCGGGATTGTCGATGCTTATTTGGGGGAATTGGGCAATCGGGTTGAGGCCCGGTTGCAACAGATGCCGCCATCGTCTTCGCAAACTACTGTTGAGTTGGGTTCGACTGATGTGAAGCCGAGCAGCTTCAAGGCGTAA
- a CDS encoding urease subunit beta, whose product MIPGELLLADEPIQANVGRSTIALEVTNSGDRPIQVGSHYHFFEVNRALQFDRASSFGMRLNIPSGNAVRFEPGQTHTVTLVALGGKGLVHGFNGLTGGSVRTATQKERSLQRVAAWLETGAIG is encoded by the coding sequence ATTATTCCGGGGGAACTGCTGCTGGCAGACGAGCCCATTCAGGCTAATGTGGGGCGATCGACGATCGCTCTAGAGGTGACCAACAGCGGCGATCGCCCCATCCAAGTGGGATCGCACTATCACTTTTTTGAAGTCAACCGTGCCCTGCAGTTCGATCGCGCCTCCAGTTTCGGCATGCGCCTCAACATTCCCTCCGGCAACGCCGTCCGCTTCGAGCCGGGTCAAACCCACACCGTTACGCTCGTGGCCTTGGGGGGCAAAGGATTAGTACACGGGTTTAACGGGTTAACGGGGGGCAGCGTGCGGACTGCGACGCAAAAAGAGCGATCGCTGCAGCGGGTCGCAGCTTGGTTGGAAACAGGGGCGATCGGCTAG
- the proC gene encoding pyrroline-5-carboxylate reductase: MNALTSELSTPLKLAVIGGGAMGSALLRGILRAQLYSPQEVGVSEPNLNLRRALSDEWGLRALSDNTVAAKAETVLLAVKPQVFPLVVEQVQPHIEADLVVSILAGISLAQLETAFPQAAVVRAMPNTPALVGAGMTALSFGGSVTEAQAARAQALFEAVGRTLAIPESQMDAVTALSGSGPGYMAVTIEALIDGGVRVGLPRAIATELAIQTMLGSAQLLQSENLHPAVLKDRVTSPGGTTIAGISVLEQRGFRSALMEAVRAAKERSRQLRESAS; the protein is encoded by the coding sequence ATGAATGCTCTGACCTCCGAATTATCCACACCCCTTAAGTTGGCGGTTATTGGAGGCGGGGCGATGGGCTCTGCCCTGTTGCGAGGGATTCTCCGCGCTCAACTCTATTCTCCCCAAGAGGTGGGCGTGAGCGAACCCAATTTAAATCTGAGGCGCGCTCTTTCTGACGAATGGGGGCTGCGCGCTCTTTCTGACAACACTGTTGCAGCTAAAGCTGAGACGGTGTTGTTGGCGGTTAAGCCCCAAGTTTTTCCGCTGGTGGTAGAGCAAGTCCAGCCTCATATCGAGGCCGATTTGGTGGTGTCGATCTTGGCGGGGATTTCGCTAGCGCAGTTGGAGACTGCCTTTCCTCAAGCGGCAGTGGTGCGGGCAATGCCCAATACCCCGGCGTTAGTCGGTGCGGGGATGACTGCTTTAAGTTTTGGCGGCTCTGTGACCGAGGCCCAAGCAGCCCGAGCGCAGGCGTTATTTGAAGCCGTCGGTCGCACGCTGGCGATCCCCGAATCGCAAATGGATGCGGTGACGGCTCTATCGGGCTCGGGGCCGGGGTATATGGCTGTGACAATCGAGGCGTTGATTGATGGGGGCGTACGGGTGGGGCTGCCTCGGGCGATCGCCACCGAACTCGCCATCCAAACCATGTTGGGCAGCGCTCAACTGCTGCAGTCAGAAAATTTGCACCCCGCCGTGTTAAAAGATCGGGTGACCAGTCCGGGCGGCACGACGATCGCCGGTATTTCGGTCTTGGAGCAAAGGGGATTCCGCTCGGCCTTGATGGAAGCCGTTCGGGCAGCCAAAGAGCGCTCGCGACAACTGCGAGAATCTGCCTCCTAA
- a CDS encoding cell division protein SepF, whose translation MAALFGKLKEMVGFTDPMDAIEDDYAELDGRDYRDLYERDRPSSEYAPLDSAARRRRWDRDRESASNDFKTRTPSRPLRDRPMPVSHLDSNKVIDMPGVQNLQGEVLLVNPRSFDEMAEVIKHLRDRKSVVMNLTLMDPADAQRSVDFVAGGTYAIDGHQERIGENIFLFTPNCIAVTTPTTTGQQDTISTPEPTPIERPLDFSANNPVWAAAANG comes from the coding sequence ATGGCTGCATTATTTGGCAAGCTCAAGGAAATGGTTGGATTTACCGACCCAATGGATGCGATTGAAGACGACTATGCAGAGTTGGACGGGCGCGACTATCGCGACCTGTACGAGCGAGATCGCCCCTCTTCGGAGTATGCACCGCTAGACTCAGCTGCTCGCCGTCGTCGCTGGGATCGAGATCGCGAGTCTGCCTCCAACGACTTTAAGACTCGCACCCCCAGTCGGCCGCTGCGCGATCGCCCCATGCCCGTTTCTCATTTAGATAGCAACAAAGTGATTGATATGCCAGGAGTACAAAACTTGCAGGGAGAAGTGTTGCTCGTCAATCCGCGCAGCTTTGACGAGATGGCGGAAGTGATTAAGCACTTGCGCGATCGCAAATCTGTAGTGATGAACCTAACGCTCATGGATCCTGCCGATGCACAGCGTTCGGTGGACTTTGTAGCGGGCGGAACTTATGCCATTGACGGCCATCAAGAGCGCATTGGCGAAAACATCTTTTTGTTCACCCCCAACTGCATCGCCGTCACCACCCCAACCACGACTGGCCAACAGGACACCATCTCCACTCCCGAACCGACTCCCATCGAGCGTCCGTTAGACTTCAGCGCGAATAACCCCGTCTGGGCCGCCGCCGCGAACGGCTAG
- a CDS encoding YggS family pyridoxal phosphate-dependent enzyme, which yields MNSTAPSSADLSYIGDRIAQLQAEIPPSVCIIAISKGFSAGHIRTAYSAGLRHFGESRIQEAEAKLAQLADLSDCTWHLIGHLQSNKARKAVQLFDWIDSVDSLKLAQRLDRIAAELNRIPQICLQVKLAPDPNKHGWSPAELLDSLPQLAQLPHLHIRGLMTILPAGLSPKESLSLFLKLKDLGDRLQASPVCPCDRQQPLVLSMGMSGDYPTAIRAGATQIRIGRSIFKTSSSDESI from the coding sequence GTGAACTCGACAGCCCCCTCCAGCGCAGATCTCTCCTACATCGGCGATCGGATAGCCCAACTCCAAGCCGAAATCCCCCCTAGCGTCTGCATCATTGCCATTAGCAAAGGCTTCTCGGCAGGCCACATTCGCACTGCCTACAGTGCCGGATTGCGTCATTTTGGTGAAAGCCGCATCCAAGAAGCCGAAGCCAAATTAGCTCAGCTTGCCGATCTTTCCGACTGCACTTGGCACCTCATCGGCCACCTCCAGTCCAACAAAGCCCGCAAAGCCGTCCAGCTTTTCGATTGGATTGACAGCGTCGACAGCCTCAAACTGGCTCAGCGTCTCGATCGCATCGCGGCAGAACTAAACCGAATTCCGCAGATTTGCCTACAAGTTAAGCTCGCCCCCGATCCCAACAAACACGGCTGGTCCCCCGCCGAACTGCTGGATAGCCTGCCCCAACTGGCTCAGCTCCCCCACCTACACATTCGCGGCCTCATGACCATCCTGCCCGCTGGCCTCAGTCCAAAAGAGTCGCTAAGCTTATTTCTCAAGCTGAAAGATCTAGGCGATCGCCTTCAAGCCAGCCCTGTCTGTCCTTGCGATCGGCAACAGCCCCTCGTCCTGTCAATGGGTATGTCGGGAGACTACCCCACAGCCATCCGAGCGGGTGCAACCCAAATCAGGATTGGCCGATCGATCTTTAAAACCTCTTCTTCTGACGAATCGATCTGA
- the wecB gene encoding non-hydrolyzing UDP-N-acetylglucosamine 2-epimerase: MTAPHRIAAILGTRPEAIKLAPVIAGLQTAPDFEVEVVLTGQHREMVDQVMQLFHLKADVNLDIMQPGQTLTDITERSLRGLETYFQQANPDLAIVQGDTTTAFAAALAAFYRQIPIGHVEAGLRTDDLFNPYPEEANRRLISQLASLNFAPTDRALANLKASSAVGTPIKTGNTVIDALLAIARQDLTPPVPQLNWNDRRILLATVHRRENWGDPLKAIATAFRTLLDRFPDTALLLPLHRNPTVRDPLNTVLANHPRAHLVEPLSYGDLVAALQHCTLILSDSGGIQEEAPALGKPVLVLRQTTERPEAIAAGTARLVGTDPEAIVAAASELLSDPEAYARMAKAANPFGDGRATERILTGMRQWFARQTTPANTISVQ, encoded by the coding sequence GTGACCGCCCCCCATCGCATTGCCGCAATCCTCGGCACCCGCCCCGAAGCCATCAAACTCGCCCCCGTTATCGCCGGACTGCAAACTGCCCCCGACTTTGAAGTTGAAGTCGTCCTCACTGGCCAACACCGCGAAATGGTGGACCAAGTCATGCAACTATTTCACCTCAAAGCAGACGTCAACCTCGACATCATGCAACCGGGCCAAACCCTGACTGACATCACCGAGCGCAGCCTGCGCGGCCTAGAAACCTACTTCCAACAGGCCAACCCCGACCTCGCGATCGTGCAAGGAGACACCACCACTGCCTTCGCCGCCGCCCTCGCCGCCTTCTACCGCCAAATCCCCATCGGCCACGTCGAAGCTGGACTGCGCACCGACGACCTCTTCAACCCCTACCCCGAAGAAGCCAACCGTCGCCTCATCTCCCAACTGGCCAGCCTCAACTTTGCCCCCACCGATCGCGCCCTCGCCAATCTCAAAGCCTCCAGCGCCGTCGGCACCCCCATCAAAACCGGCAACACCGTCATCGACGCCCTGCTCGCCATCGCCCGACAAGACCTCACCCCCCCCGTCCCCCAACTCAACTGGAACGATCGTCGCATCCTTCTCGCTACTGTCCACCGCCGCGAAAACTGGGGCGATCCCCTCAAAGCGATCGCCACCGCCTTCCGCACCCTACTCGATCGCTTCCCCGACACCGCCCTGCTGCTCCCCCTGCATCGCAACCCCACCGTTCGCGATCCCCTCAACACCGTCCTTGCCAACCATCCCCGCGCCCACCTAGTCGAACCCCTCAGCTACGGCGATCTCGTCGCCGCCCTGCAACACTGCACCCTCATCCTGAGTGATTCCGGCGGCATTCAAGAAGAGGCCCCAGCCCTAGGCAAACCTGTCCTCGTCCTGCGCCAAACCACCGAACGCCCCGAAGCGATCGCCGCAGGCACTGCCCGCTTAGTGGGCACCGATCCCGAGGCGATCGTCGCCGCCGCCTCAGAACTCTTGAGCGATCCCGAAGCCTACGCCCGCATGGCCAAAGCCGCCAACCCCTTTGGCGACGGTCGTGCCACCGAGCGCATTCTGACCGGCATGCGCCAGTGGTTCGCCCGCCAAACAACCCCAGCAAATACAATATCTGTACAGTGA